Proteins co-encoded in one Fusarium fujikuroi IMI 58289 draft genome, chromosome FFUJ_chr06 genomic window:
- a CDS encoding probable transcription factor of the MADS box family MCM1 — MADITDQHDQTSPTELDDSQNVGNGNATESRGIKRQRPSAGDDDDDDDEKGSRERRKIEIKFISDKSRRHITFSKRKAGIMKKAYELSVLTGTQVLLLVVSETGLVYTFTTPKLQPLVTKSEGKNLIQACLNAPEPTPGNENGVDGGDQVESPEEPPNQHLPPQGNRPGMPQNPHMPNNYMPNMPMDPQQALAYQSYVQRNQAYGSGIPPQPGMPANSHHQS, encoded by the exons ATGGCCGACATCACAGACCAGCACGACCAGACCTCTCCCACTGAGCTCGACGATTCACAGAACGTTGGCAATGGCAACGCCACTGAGTCTCGCGGCATCAAGCGCCAGCGTCCTTCAGCtggcgacgacgacgacgacgatgacgagaagGGCAGTCGCGAACGTCGCAAGATTGAGATCAAGTTCATCAGCGACAAATCTCGCCGACACATTACATTCTCCAAGCGCAAGGCTGGAATCATGAAGAAG GCCTACGAACTCTCTGTCCTCACAGGCACCCAGGTTCTACTTCTCGTAGTTTCAGAAACCGGACTCGTTTACACCTTCACCACACCCAAGCTGCAACCCCTCGTTACCAAGTCTGAGGGCAAGAATTTGATTCAG GCTTGCCTTAATGCTCCTGAGCCCACTCCCGGCAATGAGAATGGCGTCGATGGCGGCGACCAAGTCGAGTCTCCCGAAGAACCACCTAACCAGCACCTCCCTCCTCAGGGCAACCGACCTGGGATGCCTCAAAACCCTCACATGCCCAACAACTACATGCCCAACATGCCCATGGATCCTCAGCAGGCTCTTGCTTATCAGAGCTACGTACAACGGAATCAGGCTTATGGCTCTGGCATACCTCCTCAACCAGGTATGCCTGCTAACAGCCATCACCAGTCATAA